One genomic region from Amycolatopsis sp. FBCC-B4732 encodes:
- a CDS encoding phosphotransferase: protein MTVDTSSSGDAGVGAGAEQLAVAAAVAAGESVLSRRFGSAITLVAPEDLAGSGPATVVRARVVSSSFALPRTVVVKHYPDPPGPGADPFAQEAVSYQLFTALAPDERMCPELLAHDGRDRALVLEDLGGTPTLEDKLYARDSRAAERALLSWARSLGRLHASTAGREADFNALLRRLGAPAKGDEGAVDELCAAVPSLIQERLGIPVPAEVHAQVTAALEQSRSAGFRAFSPVELSPDNNLVTGEGVRFLDFEYGCVRSALVDAAHLRLPFASWPDALALPAGMSEAMIAAWRAEVVGVWPAFADDDALAEHLTTSELLRVWLITGEELASLDLSRHAAPVSREAAFVTWWRDLAKHAGYVRMTAVSEFAARVAAALAARLGPHADLAFYPAFR, encoded by the coding sequence ATGACAGTCGACACCTCCTCCTCCGGCGACGCTGGGGTCGGGGCAGGAGCCGAGCAGCTCGCCGTCGCCGCGGCGGTCGCGGCGGGCGAGTCTGTTCTTTCGCGCCGGTTCGGCAGCGCGATCACCCTGGTCGCCCCCGAGGACCTCGCGGGGAGCGGACCGGCGACGGTGGTCCGCGCCAGGGTGGTGTCGTCTTCGTTCGCGTTGCCGCGCACGGTCGTGGTCAAGCACTACCCGGATCCGCCGGGCCCGGGCGCCGACCCGTTCGCCCAGGAGGCGGTCAGCTACCAGCTGTTCACGGCGCTGGCCCCGGACGAGCGGATGTGCCCGGAGCTGCTGGCCCACGACGGCCGCGACCGCGCGCTGGTCCTGGAGGACCTCGGCGGCACGCCGACGCTCGAGGACAAGCTCTACGCGCGTGATTCCCGCGCGGCCGAGCGCGCGCTGCTGTCCTGGGCCCGGTCGCTGGGGCGGCTGCACGCGAGCACCGCGGGCCGCGAAGCGGACTTCAACGCTTTGCTGCGCCGCCTGGGCGCCCCGGCGAAGGGCGACGAGGGCGCGGTCGACGAGCTGTGCGCGGCCGTGCCGTCCCTGATCCAGGAGCGCTTGGGCATCCCGGTCCCGGCCGAGGTCCACGCCCAGGTGACGGCGGCCTTGGAGCAGTCCCGTTCGGCGGGCTTCCGCGCGTTCAGCCCGGTCGAGCTCAGCCCGGACAACAACCTGGTGACGGGCGAGGGCGTCCGCTTCCTGGACTTCGAGTACGGCTGCGTCCGCTCGGCCCTGGTGGACGCGGCGCACCTGAGGCTGCCGTTCGCGAGCTGGCCGGACGCGCTGGCCCTCCCGGCGGGCATGAGCGAGGCGATGATCGCGGCTTGGCGCGCTGAAGTGGTGGGCGTCTGGCCGGCGTTCGCCGATGACGACGCGCTGGCCGAGCACCTCACGACCAGCGAGCTGCTGCGGGTGTGGCTGATCACGGGGGAGGAGCTGGCGTCGCTGGATCTGTCCCGGCACGCGGCTCCGGTGAGCCGTGAGGCGGCTTTCGTGACCTGGTGGCGGGACCTGGCCAAGCACGCGGGGTACGTGCGGATGACGGCGGTGTCGGAGTTCGCGGCCCGGGTGGCGGCGGCACTGGCGGCCCGGTTGGGTCCGCACGCCGACCTGGCGTTCTACCCGGCGTTCCGCTGA
- a CDS encoding DUF389 domain-containing protein yields MLHLRAVCPPDQTAEALDVLRAHAGTAHLIVHRGAAVEPAGDLVEADIAREAADEIVEALCGLGLDHSGGITLEALDTALSDAADEAEEAAPGEGADAVVWQELLGRTGEESRLNVTFLAFLTIACLLAAVGVLTDSAVTIVGAMVVGPEFGPLAALAVGLVLRRWDLVRLAGAALGVGFPLAMVVTLGGALLVKVTDVFGAQAFELKQHNEVDFVFSVGVPSLVVAMLAGAAGMLAMTSAKSAALVGVFISVTTVPAAGYAMVAAVAGEWGRCVQSVGQLLVNLLGIVAAAAIVLIVRRNGQRSPVGMRPLSRG; encoded by the coding sequence GTGCTGCACCTGAGGGCCGTGTGCCCGCCGGACCAGACCGCCGAGGCGCTCGACGTCCTGCGGGCGCACGCCGGCACCGCGCACCTGATCGTGCACCGCGGTGCCGCCGTGGAGCCGGCGGGTGACCTGGTCGAGGCCGACATCGCGCGCGAGGCGGCCGACGAGATCGTCGAGGCGCTGTGCGGGCTCGGCCTCGACCACTCCGGCGGCATCACGCTCGAAGCGCTCGACACCGCGCTGTCCGACGCCGCCGACGAAGCGGAGGAGGCCGCGCCGGGCGAGGGCGCGGACGCCGTCGTGTGGCAGGAGCTGCTCGGCCGCACGGGTGAAGAGTCGCGGCTCAACGTGACGTTCCTGGCGTTCCTCACCATCGCCTGCCTGCTCGCCGCGGTCGGGGTCCTCACCGACTCCGCGGTGACGATCGTCGGCGCGATGGTCGTCGGCCCGGAGTTCGGGCCGCTCGCCGCTCTGGCGGTGGGCCTGGTGCTGCGGCGGTGGGACCTCGTCCGGCTGGCCGGCGCGGCGCTGGGGGTCGGCTTCCCGCTCGCCATGGTCGTCACGCTGGGCGGGGCGCTGCTGGTGAAGGTGACCGACGTCTTCGGGGCGCAGGCGTTCGAGCTCAAGCAGCACAACGAGGTCGATTTCGTCTTCTCCGTCGGGGTGCCGTCCCTGGTCGTCGCGATGCTCGCGGGCGCGGCGGGGATGCTCGCCATGACGTCGGCGAAGTCGGCCGCGCTGGTGGGCGTGTTCATCTCCGTGACCACCGTGCCCGCCGCCGGTTACGCGATGGTGGCGGCCGTGGCGGGGGAGTGGGGCCGATGCGTCCAATCGGTGGGTCAGCTGCTCGTCAACCTTCTCGGAATCGTTGCAGCAGCGGCCATTGTGTTGATCGTGCGCCGGAATGGGCAACGTTCACCGGTGGGGATGCGTCCGCTTTCACGCGGGTGA
- the aspS gene encoding aspartate--tRNA ligase has protein sequence MLRTHQAGTLRAGQAGQTVTLTGWVARRRDHGGVIFIDLRDASGVAQVVFREGEMAERAHALRSEFCVKIVGEVAKRPEGNANAEIPTGEIEVLATGLEVLSEAAPLPFPIDDRVDVGEEIRLKHRYLDLRRSGPAAAMRLRSEVSRAAREVLHAQDFVEIETPTMTRSTPEGARDFLVPARLKPGSWYALPQSPQLFKQLLMVGGMERYYQIARCYRDEDFRADRQPEFTQLDIEMSFVEQDDVIALGEDIVSALWKLIGHEIPRPIPRITYHEAMAKYGSDKPDLRFDLEITDMTEFFADTPFRVFQAPYVGAVVMAGGADQPRRQLDAWQEWAKQRGARGLAYILVNEDGTLGGPVAKNLSETERENVAAAAGAQAGDCIFFAAGKAASTQPLLGAARDEIGKRLGLIDEDAWSFVWVVDAPLFAPVEDIGDDVAVGSGKWTAVHHAFTSPTPEWIDKFEQDPGNALAYAYDIVCNGNEIGGGSIRIHRGDVQKRVFSLMGLGEEEAQEKFGFLLDAFAFGPPPHGGIAFGWDRIVMLLAKADSLRDVIAFPKTGGGYDPLTAAPAPITAQQRKEAGIDAKPAPAPQS, from the coding sequence GTGCTCCGCACCCACCAAGCCGGCACCCTGCGTGCCGGACAGGCCGGACAGACCGTCACCCTCACCGGATGGGTGGCCCGGCGGCGCGATCACGGCGGCGTCATCTTCATCGACCTCCGCGATGCCAGCGGCGTCGCCCAGGTCGTCTTCCGCGAAGGCGAGATGGCCGAGCGCGCGCACGCGCTGCGCTCCGAGTTCTGCGTCAAGATCGTCGGCGAGGTCGCGAAGCGCCCCGAGGGCAACGCGAACGCCGAGATCCCCACCGGCGAGATCGAGGTCCTCGCGACCGGGCTCGAGGTGCTGTCCGAAGCCGCGCCGCTGCCGTTCCCGATCGACGACCGCGTCGACGTCGGCGAGGAGATCCGCCTCAAGCACCGCTACCTCGACCTGCGCCGCAGCGGCCCGGCCGCGGCCATGCGCCTGCGCAGCGAGGTCAGCCGCGCCGCGCGCGAGGTGCTGCACGCCCAGGACTTCGTCGAGATCGAGACCCCGACGATGACCCGCTCGACGCCGGAAGGCGCGCGCGACTTCCTGGTGCCCGCCCGGCTCAAGCCCGGCTCCTGGTACGCCCTGCCGCAGTCGCCGCAGCTGTTCAAGCAGCTGCTCATGGTCGGCGGCATGGAGCGGTACTACCAGATCGCCCGCTGCTACCGCGACGAAGACTTCCGCGCCGACCGGCAGCCCGAGTTCACCCAGCTCGACATCGAGATGAGCTTCGTCGAGCAGGACGACGTCATCGCGCTCGGCGAGGACATCGTCTCCGCGCTGTGGAAGCTGATCGGGCACGAGATCCCGCGGCCGATCCCGCGCATCACCTACCACGAGGCGATGGCCAAGTACGGCTCGGACAAGCCGGACCTGCGCTTCGACCTCGAGATCACCGACATGACGGAGTTCTTCGCCGACACGCCGTTCCGCGTGTTCCAGGCCCCGTACGTCGGCGCGGTCGTGATGGCGGGCGGCGCCGACCAGCCGCGTCGCCAGCTCGACGCGTGGCAGGAGTGGGCGAAGCAGCGCGGCGCGCGCGGCCTCGCGTACATCCTCGTCAACGAAGACGGCACGCTCGGCGGCCCGGTCGCGAAGAACCTGTCCGAGACCGAGCGCGAGAACGTCGCCGCGGCCGCGGGCGCCCAGGCCGGCGACTGCATCTTCTTCGCCGCCGGCAAGGCCGCGTCGACGCAGCCGCTGCTCGGCGCCGCGCGCGACGAGATCGGCAAGCGCCTCGGCCTGATCGACGAAGACGCCTGGTCGTTCGTGTGGGTCGTCGACGCGCCGCTGTTCGCGCCGGTCGAGGACATCGGCGACGACGTCGCCGTCGGCTCCGGCAAGTGGACCGCCGTGCACCACGCCTTCACCTCGCCGACCCCGGAGTGGATCGACAAGTTCGAGCAGGACCCGGGCAACGCGCTGGCCTACGCCTACGACATCGTCTGCAACGGCAACGAAATCGGCGGCGGCTCGATCCGTATCCACCGCGGCGACGTCCAGAAGCGCGTCTTCAGCCTGATGGGCCTCGGCGAGGAGGAGGCCCAGGAGAAGTTCGGCTTCCTGCTCGACGCCTTCGCCTTCGGCCCGCCGCCGCACGGCGGCATCGCGTTCGGCTGGGACCGCATCGTCATGCTGCTGGCCAAGGCCGACTCGCTGCGTGACGTGATCGCGTTCCCGAAGACCGGCGGCGGGTACGACCCGCTGACCGCGGCGCCGGCGCCGATCACGGCGCAGCAGCGCAAGGAGGCCGGCATCGACGCGAAGCCGGCCCCCGCCCCGCAGAGCTAG
- the merB gene encoding organomercurial lyase — MTTSQTDRVAAARLAWAALKLTRAGRHPVGVDRLAAIVGVTPAEARRLVELIGFTLHRDLVSTGPAPRGAHHRLAPAEGTLGAGPDGSVDMFLLAIATGERVHAAAVCPVTGTHIRIDLVAHGILQADPPTAVVAAVDLGFGLAHVDAVACAGQPFFASASAAASWLVGHPGGRIYQVAAYLAQAHRLVAALEARPRFVL; from the coding sequence GTGACGACCTCGCAGACCGATCGCGTCGCGGCCGCCCGGCTCGCCTGGGCCGCGCTGAAGCTGACCCGGGCCGGCCGGCACCCGGTGGGCGTCGACCGCCTGGCCGCGATCGTCGGCGTCACCCCCGCCGAAGCCCGGCGGCTGGTCGAGCTGATCGGCTTCACGCTGCACCGCGACCTCGTCTCGACCGGCCCGGCCCCGCGCGGCGCGCACCACCGGCTGGCGCCCGCCGAAGGCACCCTCGGCGCCGGCCCGGACGGCTCGGTCGACATGTTCCTGCTGGCCATCGCCACCGGCGAGCGCGTGCACGCGGCCGCGGTCTGCCCGGTCACCGGCACCCACATCCGGATCGACCTGGTGGCGCACGGGATCCTCCAGGCCGACCCGCCGACCGCGGTGGTGGCGGCCGTCGACCTCGGCTTCGGCCTGGCGCACGTCGACGCGGTGGCCTGCGCGGGCCAGCCGTTCTTCGCCTCGGCGTCGGCCGCGGCGAGCTGGCTGGTGGGGCACCCGGGCGGCCGGATCTACCAGGTGGCGGCCTACCTGGCCCAGGCGCACCGCCTGGTCGCGGCGCTGGAGGCCCGGCCCCGGTTCGTGCTCTGA